One Citrus sinensis cultivar Valencia sweet orange chromosome 5, DVS_A1.0, whole genome shotgun sequence genomic window, aatttttagttcttttcagatacttcattatatgcttgactgCAGTCCAGTGTTTAGGTCCAGGATTTGATATTTGCTAACCATTCATACCGCAAAATAGATGTCTGGCCTAGTGCAAAGCATGGCATACATGAAACTTCCCACTGCTTCTGCATAGGAAActcgtctcattctctctatctcttcagatgtttttaggtgattgatccttagaTAATGCaattccatgtctgaatggtaataaaccagtctttgaatttttcatgctaaatctagcaaatatcttatcgatatagaccgcttgagacaaggctaaagttttattcttccggtCTCGTAGTAAATttgataccaagaatataacttgcctCTCTCAGGTCTTTaatatcaaattgttttgctaaccaaatctttattgtagtcaatactcctATATCGTTTCCAATCATGAGAATATCGTCTACACAAAGAACTAGAAAGGCTACAAATTTTCCCTGAATCTTCTTGTACACACATGGTTTATTAATGTTCTAAATGAATCCAAGCGATTTAatcgcttgatcaaatctgatgttccatgaccgggatgcttgcttcaatccataaatgaatctctgcaacttacataccatgtgttcttggACTTTTTGTATGAATCCATCTGGTTGATGTCGGTAAATGTCTTCTTCAAGATGCCAGTTAGAaaggcagtcttgacatccatttgtcaaatttcataatctagcactgtagcaatggagagcagaatcctgatggatttaagcatagcaaccgGAGAAAAGGTTTCCTCATAATCGATTTCTCTTTCTGAGTAAAACACTTTGGctactaatcttgctttaaatgtttccacccttccgtttactcctctttttcttttgtaaattcACTTGCACCTTATAggttttaccccatttggtGCCTCTACAAGTTCTCAGAtttattggaatacatagattccatttcttaattcatgatatttttccaaaattcaacatctctgTCTATTAGAGCTTCGTTGTAGCTAGTGGGATCTTATACATGTTCAACTGAGATCGTCGTATAGGTTTCTCTCAATAACATGTATCTCGTaggtaacctagttaccctcccactacgacgaggttctaaaagtgatggttgttcAGGGATAATCTTGTGCTGATCAGCTGGTTGTTGTTGTTCGTCCTGTTCTATAACAGGTGTTGAAAACTGAGCATCAACCTgatctcttttatttctctagttttaccttactcttaggttataagtcattatatagtcttcctcaaagaaaataaagaatatgtctataaatacatttttatctTGAGGACTATAATTCAGAATTTCCCTTATTCCTTTAAGATACCTAAAACATGCAAGCTTCTGAACATGAATCCATCTTCTCTACCTCTGATTCTAGTACAAATACTAGTAAACTTCAAATTCGAATGTGTCTCAAACTATGTTTGTGaccttttcataatttcttggaGTAATAGACACCGAGATAGACGAAATTAAGTTCAACAAACTTTGCAGTTTTAAATACTAGTATCTGGaataaaaaaggtaaatgataaacCACTTAACATATATCTTGTCTTATCcaaaagaatcttgtttctccatttaattacacTGTTGTATCATAGTGTTCTTTGACAACCAAATAGAGCTTGAATTCTCCATAGAGATATTCTTTGTTTCGATCATATCGAAGTTCTTTTATGTTCCTGTCTAAATGCTTCTGTCTTATCCACgtactcttttgaatttcaaaagcaatggaATCATGACGCATTtagacaaacataaataaaatgaatattcatcaacaaGATTGATAGAATACTCATAACCTCTTATAACATGTAAACTGATTAGTCCGTATACATTTGTATGAGCTAAATCATCCAATACAATGTTATGCTTTTAGCTCAAAAAGAGCATCCTCGTcatattacttttctaaataagatttatagagTTACAATGATCAATCTTAATAGGCCAGCAAGtctatcattaataattttcttaaaattttattatagtttatatgacTTAAGCATAAATATCAGAGGTGATTTTGGTTAgaagaaacatttcttttcttagataaatgcatatacactttatcattatatcttgctttgaatagatcaatggacttatatgatataaattgtctttataaataaccaaaataagtaataaacagAGGATCAAAAAATAACAGTGTATTCatgtttattaaaacaagccaccgaaattaaattcctctaatatttggaaaaataaagacaaatatcaaaactaaagtcttgtaaaattgatctagcctttcaattgatataaacTAGCATGTCCTCAACTGCTGTTTGAAACTTTCTTCACTTGATCTCTTGGTTTcctgaaaaccaaataaatgaattacaaataagaTTAGTTATCTCAGAATTCACTATTGCATGAATCAATAGATATCTGAACTAATTAGGAAACTTAAAGATTTCCTATAcctgattttaataatcttaggaCAATCTTTCTTCTAGTGACCCTTCTATCCACATTTGTAACACTAGCCTTTTGGCTTGCCACTTCTTTTAGTGGACAGTTTGCCGATCCCAACTCTTTCTTGCTCATTCTTATCTTTCGACTTAAGCCTTGAAGAGAATCATTTTTCAGGAAGTTTTATGTTGtgataaaattcttctatagcatgtagttcgtgcattaattcaattaaggtcatatctttattgtttaagataTAGCTGACCTTAAACTCTCTGAATGTATCAGGCAAAGATTCAATCACCATGTTAATCTTTGTTTTATCATCGATTTGAACACCATGAATCTCTACAtcattcaaatagtccatcattttAAGGACATGATCATGAACTCTTGTGCCCTTTTCCATCTTAATATCCGTAATACGTTTTAATGTTGCTTCTCTGGCAAAATGAGTATTTTGCCCAAACATCTGATGAAGACTAGCCATTATTTCAGTGGTTGTTTCCATGCTCCGATGTTTCTTATGCAGTTCCACAGAAATCGAAGTCAATATATAGCGCTTAGCCATTTTGTTAGCTTcgcaccatttctcataaggCTCCCTTTGATTTCTATAATCGTATAACGTTGGTTCTGGAGGGCATGGCTGGGTCAACACATATTTGCAGCCTTTAGTagtgagaatattaaatagattgcgtttccaatctaaataattttcgccagtgagttcatttttaacaaggataattaataatgggttGATGGTAGACATTTTCTGAATTAACAAAATAGACATGCATAAatactttgaaacaatatttataataaacgacaaaaatgcaaaaaatcataaatgcattttaatttattgtaacgataatctagtaccgctttgacaagctatccgttggggaagtcatgtctacacttactagacccaattatccattggattatttactttcatgtagagacatgataaataattatcgttatccCTTTGGGTTTAAATTTGCTAACAGAGCTTCGttgggaaggttaataacaaattttagttgagtgtataaccattgtttcaatctacgtatttttcatatcaatagtcaccgttggggtgaacaatcgattgaaaaatatttcaattttatctttgaagaagttcatcaaataaaatatctaatatatagcCTCTGTAGGGAACATCACCGTATCATGAagtcgaggtatatatataattttattattgaactaacaatggagcccgtgggataaattatcttgaatttttccTCTCccattcaatattttaaaattggttttttctttttaaaacatacatattgttaattgcatgcttcctataatattatctagatgatatccaatattattaagcatagGCAAATTACAAACAATATAACGAGATTCATGATTAATGCATGACATGTACCATTATGCATAGAGTGGCACtacctattctatatgacatgttatcatccaaaacataacatatagaaaaataattaaataatcttaattcatggctttcctaaaatgaaaaaatacattaaccctaAGCTTAATCTTCATTGTGCTTCTTGTCAATGTCCATTTTCTATAGGCTTCCCTTTGTTAATAGACTAAGggaaattgagtttttaaatttattattggtccaattttaattttgaaaggaaataaataaataaataaattttttattaaaataaaacttttggaccaaaaataaatttaatgtgttcaattttatcgatgcattttaatccattaagcccaaTTAAAATTGGGCCTAAAATTAGGATTCATTAAGTCCAAGACTGTTTTTAGACTTCAatggaaaaaataacaaaattgtctgcccaaaagaaaaattacggAACTATAGGGACCCTCATGATACAAACAATGAAACCCtaaaatccatatttttcttttccttcttcccCAGCCGCCATCTCAACAAAAGCTCAGCCGCTGTTCACTCTTTCCACCGGTCTCCTACGCATCTCCGACGCCGAGCAATCCACCACCGCGTCGCCAAAAACGCACCAAACTCATGCGCGCAACTTGCTGCTCGTGCAGCGCGCGCTGCTTGCTGCACGAGCAGCGTGTGCCAGCGTTCGCTGCGCGTACATGCCATGCTTCCCGCGCGCGCTGCTGCTGCGTGCGTGCTTGCGTTGCTGGTTAGTGGCCACCGCTGAAAAATCCAGCCTTCGTTTCTTTCATGTCCCTTTGATCTGTCATCGCGTGATTAATCTCCAGcgatttacaaatttcctaGGCCAATTTTGACTTACAAAATTTctataacagtaaaataaatcaagagggaAACATAGTGATAATAAACCACCTCTCTTGTTACAAATCCAAAGGAAATATACAGTAGAGAATttaaccatgaattaagacaaaccaaaacatctttattcatatattaaacaaataatatatatatgaataaattgtgccactctaatacataaatttcaagattgATTTCATAcaatattcttatatattaatatgagatggctctgatacTAATTATtggggaaaaataaatttttttttaaatttttataaaaacttttaagatcgctctcatacaatatataagaatttgtaatctataaatcgtaccttgaaaatccaatttggctttttccgctgaagttatttaggctcccagatcacgatccgtcaccaccacacatgttagatcacgatccgtcaccaccatgcttgttagatcacaaactgtcaccaatgatcttctaggttatgactcaggtttgatctgcacttgacgtgtgggcgcctttatcactaccaaagcaactagcacaagaaaatttttctctcaacaatagagagaaaaatctttttctctgatctatATAAAGTGGCTACCCCcattttctttagagaaaataagccttttatatcTCTCTTTAGtggaaaccctaggctccatttttatattatttaattctattaaatcaagtttgatttaaattaaaaataataaaccaaaagTAACGTTACTTTTTTCTTGTCATAGGGGCCCACcttataaaataacacaaggccCCTTAGACGCAAGTACATTACATgaagcctcccactaaataatatatttaggcttttaacccaaatagctagttatcttgcttattaatccagtagtgacgcagtcaattaaatgagctaacccgaggatcatttgggaacatacaatagtggctataataattagacttgtaattaaactagcccaattatttaattccaaatctactccactaaaagattggaactgacctccataattgtatgctcgataATAATTCGTcgcaagccacattgatttctttagtgcacaatcctttgtaccacatcattaattaaatcgatatttcaactgtccaatcaatttaattacatcttattccttgatacttactggttttctctaatgatcattttcaacatactaaatatgttgacacactctggacAGAGAATTTTATGATCAAGCGCCGAAAACTCATCAAGaaatgtgttgtacaaattctatattattaatctataacttcaatactcataattgctctcATCAAGATACtaggtaatcttgaccacaagtgtgtgtcgtgcccattggtaactcaaatggaataacaattacaatcatgaaatcataactaactcaagattaagattacaataaaatcaatgcctataaaatttaataagtctgacagtcatttcgaggttaattaaatatcatatgTGACCAGCTCAATGTAGTCAAActacatcagtaaattcataaatgattaagacaaatccttcaataaatttactacagtctaaacttaaataaagtgtccaactttatttatcaactgcgaactaaatttatttaatcataagataacttgtatttatgtcttctgtgaatccacttggtgatcacataaatacatataatatgattaaatagactttaatcaaaatatatttatgcaattgaaaatatctcaaatattttattaatcagaaaataaattaatatgctttGAAAGAGCATATAATCCCAACAAGTTGAATATTAACCCCTCATAATCACGCCATTCATCCAGAAGAGAATAGAAAGATTGGTCTGTCAGGCACGCGGCCTAGAAACGAAAGGTTTAACACGATccatcctctttaaattaaggccaattttgacaaaaatcgGTCGGTAATTAGAGTGAACTTTTGGAGGATGTAAAATCGAAGCTTCAGTCAAAGAACTATTCCAATGATCATTAAAAAGAGTTCCCTTTGACCATGTAAAAAACAAGGCCCTTTGAAATGCAAATCCATGAGCCGATTATTATGAAACCATTTGTTTAACAATCTACAAATGCCACTGCTTTTTTATTGAGCCTCCATTTTTATCTGAAGCGTGAAGAATTGAGTTGAAGTCCCCACCAAACAGCCATGGTCAATTAACTAATTAGCAACCAACTCTAGATCAATCCAGAGCTTCTTTCTCATATTCAGATTGGGGCTAGCTTAGACTGCAGTGACCCACAACCAGTTGCTAGAAAGAtctataactttaaaataaatgtactGTTTATggttaaaaacaaaacccatCATGAAACCTTCATTCCACAAAATCGAAATACCTCCACCAAATCCCTCAGCCTCTACTTGATCCGAGAACTCAAAACTActacatttaataaaattattagcatTAACTCCGCTGATTTTGGACCCCAAAATAGCAACAACATAAGGATTGTAAATTTTGCTCGTGATGTTAAAGGTTCTTCTAAACCCGATGAAGACACCACTTGGAAATTCCAAAACATGATAGATAAATTCATTAGGaaacgaaaaaaaataaaaggaagaaCTTGGCCATATGGAACATCAATAAAATTCCATGTTGTCTTCATCCTCCAAGCAAGCTCTGCAGGCGTCAGAATCTGAATCACTTTCACCATCGCCACCCGTGAAGTTCCCGTTATCCGTGTCATCTTTGCCATTGGCATCCATTTCCAAATCCTCATTAGGGGGTTTGCCTCGATCTTCAATTAGGATTTTAGGATCAGCAAGCCCCAAATTAGATTGAGAGGATCAAGAATAGCATCATTACATTTCGGATGATAAGTTGGTggagaaagaaatttaataactATATTTTACGGGGTCCAAGCTAGTAGGAACTGCGGTGGGAATAGGTAAATTAGTTTAGATTGAAGGGTTTGTTGATTGTGTACATGACAACGATTTTGCATGTATGGGAACTGGTGGggtcttttcatttttagagTTTTTGATTCAAATATGGAAGTTTGGTTGTCACGTGCTTTTTTCATGGCAGGATAGTTGCATGGTTATTTGTAGTTCGGGGGATCTTAGGATTCTCCTTGGTTTTTTTATTGGGTAACGAGGGtaataatttacttttttctcattttcctcATTTTCGAGTAGCTCAAACCGAGAGCCCCCTTCAAATATGGGCTTTTGATGACGGTTGGAGTTTTTTATGTAACCACCACCCTTGTTGACGCTTCCCTTTCCTTTACGGTTGACAATCATCCAGGGACCAAAACAAGGATTCACCGTAATTTCTTATTGGGTTGATCTCATTTGGGTGGCcaaaacctaaaattttataagtttgggtagttaagtaatttaaaaaaatttaaagtggctagatgaaattttcattcaaatgaACTTTTGAAAACATTATATAAAGAAGAATAAGCAAGCGACTGTTAGGGttgaaaaaggagaaaaagaggCGAGAGAGAGAAGAATGAGATGGGAAATTTTGGTTTTGGGAATAAGAATTTCAATACTTGATTGGATGATCggaagataattttaatttcgttttctctcaaattttgagGATAAGTTCCTGATATTATCCTCTACAATCCTACTAgtcttgatttttgttttatcctCTCATCGGTTATTATTTGAGATACCAATTTATTAGAGAGACTAATATTAAGTTGTTactataagttaaaattattgagaTTCTTGATGTTATTAGCCTTAAGTGTTATCTAAAGAAGAATTCTATGTTATAATCTCATTAATATAGTGGAAGATTATATCGAACTATGGTCCCGTGGCTTTTCCCGTTTTGGGTtttccaagaaaaaatttGTCTCTTGTGGTTTATTGCTTTGGATTGTGTTAGATTATGTTgctgtttatttatttgtatggtACACATCCTGTGTTAATCACATAAACAGGGAAATagttttgtttctatttaatttacaGCTATTTGAGTGGGTCCCTTTCCCAACAGAGTAGTATCAAAGCATcaggttgaatttttttttttttagcttgtGTGGTTGAGATGAAAAGTCATCAGCATGCATGATTAAGTTAAAGTCATAGAATTATAGTATTTGGAACTGTAGAATGGAAGATCTATTGTACACAAAATACTTGCATGAATCCATTGAAGGTAAAAAAGCTAGACCCACCAATTTAGATGATAAGAAATGGACACAATTAAATCAGAAGGTCGAGAATACTATTAGGCCATAGATTGATTAAAGTGCGTACCACTATGTAGCAAAGGAATCTAGGGCTAATGTTCTTTAGATGAAATTGGAAACAATTTATGAGCAGCTAATAGCACATAACAAAGCCAACTTGACGAAAAGACTTGTTAACTTGAAATACAAGGAAGGGCGCAGTATAACTGAACACACTATTAAGTTTCAGGGCTTGGTTGATCAGTTAACtactataaaaattattttagatgaTGAGTTACACGCATTGATGTTGCTTAGTTCTTTATCTGGCACTTAGGAGACATCAGTGGTGTCAGTAGATAATTTAACACCGAACGAAAAATTAACCTTGGATATGGTTACAGATAGGATGCAGAATGAATAATTTAGAAGAAAGAGTGTTAAAACAATTCCCTCTGATTCAAATGCAGAtttcgaaaaagaaaaaaaaggcgGGAGAGAAGCCAAACTAGAATTTCCCGCCGACAAAACAATGATAACCTAAAGGAAGATCTAAGTCCTAGAGGAGAAacataaaatactttcattGTCAGAAAATGGGTCATGATAAAAGAGAGTGTATGTTTTGAAAAAGAGAACAGACGAAAGAAAAGGGTGATgctaaaaaaatgacaaagaaaACACTACAACCATAATTGATAGTGATATCGGTACTATCTATTATGAGAGCTCTGTAAATCTCACTTGCCATACCAGTGATTTGGTGATTGATTCTGGCGCTTCATTTCATGCTACTGTACATCGTGATTACTTTATATCCTCTGTTAATAGTGATTAGGGCCGTGTTTGGATGGAAAATAAGGGGGCATACAAGATTATGGGCATAGGAGATATTTGCTTGGACACCAGTGAAAtactagttatgcaacccaaaaGAAGGGTGAATAgggtttttaaaacttaagctaagcaaaccacataacaatttaatctaatgcctcaatgaaatcaaaaataataaatttaacaatgctaaaaaataaaagagtaagggaagagagagcaaacacaaagatcttttacgtggttcggcaatccctgcatacgtccacgcctccaagtaaactaagcttgaggatttcactatccaagcctcccaaggcttcaagttcttacaattgacttccaaggtgtcaatggatctttacaacaagagattatcc contains:
- the LOC107176113 gene encoding uncharacterized protein LOC107176113; translated protein: MAKRYILTSISVELHKKHRSMETTTEIMASLHQMFGQNTHFAREATLKRITDIKMEKGTRVHDHVLKMMDYLNDVEIHGVQIDDKTKINMVIESLPDTFREFKETKRSSEESFKQQLRTC